The Proteus vulgaris genome has a segment encoding these proteins:
- a CDS encoding transport protein TonB has protein sequence MNRISRLTTDITRADFALTHQQQLLQLLTQHFPAKYRVLFATPEKKSNDVIEWYSAVSGNPIALASLQDQEQQEIRRILDERLNDIKTQTALLASQNRITDEERHLLDTASTLPDSESVYVINGQPVITWWPRTTPLPPPIAQVTAGASAAAAGAALADVPAKTRNRWLRWLLLFLFLLFLILLASWLKGCFDPKAIPPVVEEKPAVVIPPKPEPTPEPTPIPEPVPEPEPIPAPPPEPVPVPTPEPKPVPKPVPVKKLTPLEACVQEELKKAGVTEKTANATCENRLASKIKQMCPADRPPELAPQVIIIFDASGSMALSMNLTDSDLDYIASTGQLFPGYDAEPRRITVARNAATKIISNIPSDMKITTVVASDCGVVKSSPTYGGNERTKLLSYIKHIEPDSGTPLAESIKRASNLIKSNNRDTIIVLLSDGLESCDEDPCAAARTLKRAHPRAIINVVDILGTGAGNCVANATGGKVFTARNANEVSLMTRKAIEDYIPKNCK, from the coding sequence ATGAATCGAATTTCACGATTAACGACTGATATTACCCGCGCAGATTTTGCCTTAACCCATCAACAGCAATTACTTCAATTGCTGACACAACATTTTCCGGCTAAGTACCGTGTACTGTTTGCCACACCTGAAAAAAAATCGAATGATGTCATTGAATGGTATTCTGCTGTTTCAGGTAACCCTATTGCCTTGGCCTCCTTACAAGACCAAGAACAACAAGAAATAAGACGTATTTTAGATGAACGCCTTAACGATATTAAAACTCAAACGGCGTTATTAGCCTCGCAAAACAGAATTACAGATGAAGAGCGACATCTTTTAGATACCGCATCAACACTGCCTGATAGCGAAAGTGTTTATGTCATCAATGGACAACCTGTTATTACATGGTGGCCAAGAACAACCCCATTACCCCCACCAATTGCACAAGTTACCGCAGGGGCAAGTGCCGCAGCTGCCGGCGCAGCACTTGCCGATGTACCAGCCAAAACACGTAATCGCTGGTTACGTTGGCTATTACTCTTCTTGTTTTTGCTTTTTTTAATTTTATTGGCATCTTGGCTAAAAGGGTGCTTTGATCCCAAAGCGATTCCCCCAGTTGTGGAAGAAAAACCTGCCGTCGTAATCCCCCCCAAACCAGAACCCACACCTGAGCCAACGCCTATTCCAGAGCCCGTACCTGAGCCAGAACCCATTCCAGCACCACCGCCTGAACCTGTGCCAGTACCTACCCCCGAGCCAAAACCGGTACCCAAACCTGTGCCGGTGAAAAAGCTCACACCTCTAGAAGCATGTGTACAAGAGGAATTAAAAAAAGCAGGTGTGACAGAAAAAACAGCTAATGCAACCTGTGAAAATCGCTTAGCCAGTAAGATCAAGCAAATGTGTCCCGCCGATCGCCCGCCAGAATTGGCACCACAAGTGATTATTATCTTTGATGCTTCTGGCTCAATGGCGCTTAGTATGAATTTAACGGACAGTGATTTAGATTATATCGCGTCTACAGGACAACTTTTTCCTGGCTATGATGCTGAACCAAGACGTATTACTGTAGCCAGAAATGCAGCAACAAAAATTATTAGTAATATTCCATCAGATATGAAAATCACCACTGTCGTTGCCTCAGATTGTGGTGTCGTAAAATCAAGTCCTACTTATGGTGGTAATGAAAGAACAAAATTACTCAGTTATATCAAACACATTGAACCTGATAGCGGTACGCCTTTAGCAGAGTCCATTAAACGTGCAAGTAACTTAATTAAGAGTAATAATCGCGATACGATTATTGTATTACTCTCTGATGGTTTAGAATCTTGTGACGAAGATCCATGTGCAGCAGCCAGAACCTTAAAACGTGCTCACCCTCGTGCCATTATTAATGTTGTTGATATTTTAGGTACGGGTGCAGGTAACTGTGTTGCGAATGCAACAGGTGGAAAAGTCTTCACTGCGCGCAATGCTAATGAAGTCAGTTTAATGACTCGAAAAGCGATTGAAGATTATATTCCGAAAAACTGTAAATAA